In one window of Nocardia brasiliensis DNA:
- the panB gene encoding 3-methyl-2-oxobutanoate hydroxymethyltransferase, with translation MSVSDSETPAYGAAPSQPKKAVRKTRVHHLQQMKADGERWSMLTAYDYSSARLFEEAGIPVLLVGDSAANVVYGYDTTVPITVEELLPLVRGVVRGAPHALVVADLPFGTYESSPQQALATATRFMKEGQAHAVKFEGGERVAEQIALITSAGIPVMAHIGFTPQSVNTLGGFRVQGRGDGAEQLIADAIAVQEAGAFAVVMEMVPAELAAQVTGKLTIPTVGIGAGADTDAQVLVWQDMAGYTSGKTAKFVKRFGNVGDELRTAAAAYADEVRRGSFPGPEHSF, from the coding sequence ATGTCCGTATCCGATTCGGAAACCCCTGCCTACGGTGCGGCTCCCAGCCAGCCGAAGAAAGCCGTGCGTAAGACCCGGGTGCATCATCTGCAGCAGATGAAGGCAGACGGCGAGCGCTGGTCCATGCTCACCGCCTACGACTACTCCTCGGCGCGACTGTTCGAGGAAGCCGGCATTCCCGTGCTGCTCGTCGGCGACTCCGCGGCCAACGTCGTCTACGGCTACGACACCACGGTGCCGATCACCGTGGAAGAACTCCTTCCGCTGGTCCGCGGCGTGGTGCGGGGCGCGCCGCACGCGCTGGTGGTGGCCGATCTGCCGTTCGGCACCTACGAGTCCTCGCCCCAGCAGGCCCTGGCCACCGCGACCCGGTTCATGAAGGAGGGCCAGGCGCACGCGGTGAAGTTCGAGGGCGGTGAGCGCGTCGCCGAGCAGATCGCGCTGATCACCTCGGCGGGCATCCCCGTCATGGCGCACATCGGGTTCACCCCGCAGAGCGTCAACACCCTCGGCGGCTTCCGGGTGCAGGGTCGCGGCGACGGCGCCGAACAGCTGATCGCTGACGCCATCGCGGTGCAGGAGGCGGGCGCGTTCGCGGTCGTCATGGAGATGGTGCCCGCCGAGCTGGCCGCGCAGGTCACCGGCAAGCTGACCATCCCGACTGTCGGCATCGGCGCCGGCGCGGACACCGACGCACAGGTGCTGGTCTGGCAGGACATGGCGGGCTACACCAGCGGCAAGACCGCGAAGTTCGTCAAGCGCTTCGGCAATGTCGGTGACGAATTGCGTACCGCCGCAGCGGCTTACGCCGACGAGGTGCGCCGGGGCAGCTTCCCCGGCCCGGAGCACAGCTTCTAG
- a CDS encoding RNB domain-containing ribonuclease: protein MELHQRIVSAPVDFGAIRSEFGLASAYPAEATAEARDASDAFAGDRNDRTDIAFVTIDPPGAMDLDQALHLERTSTGFLLHYAIADVGAVIEPDGALAKESGLRGQTFYLPDGTVPLHPPVLSEGTASLLPQQRRPAALWTIELDENAEPQRFSVERALVRSHARLDYAGVQADADAGRPHPSIAALPEFGKRRIEAGLARGAIGLRLPAQSIVRDDRSLRHWRLIVEPRTAADDWNEQVSLLTGMCAARIMLDAGAPALLRTMPPPADSAIASMRRTAAALGVAWPQEQPVGQMLAALDPNTPAALVLMSEATSLLRGASYTVLNGDPAPAAPEALQHSAMHAPYAHVTAPLRRLVDRYATEICLARCAGTAVPQWVTDGLAEAADTMRRSDGIANKVERACVDLTEATLLAERAGAEFDAVVVREANGNRAAEVFIADPPVLGPCTGEPPEGERVRVRLTAADPATRKIAFDYTP from the coding sequence GTGGAATTACATCAGCGGATCGTCTCGGCGCCGGTCGATTTCGGCGCCATTCGTTCCGAATTCGGTTTGGCCTCGGCGTACCCGGCCGAGGCGACCGCGGAAGCCCGCGACGCGTCCGACGCGTTCGCGGGCGACCGGAACGATCGCACCGACATCGCGTTCGTGACGATCGACCCGCCGGGGGCCATGGATCTGGACCAGGCCCTGCACCTCGAGCGCACCAGCACCGGCTTCCTGCTGCACTACGCCATCGCCGATGTCGGCGCCGTGATCGAGCCCGACGGAGCACTCGCCAAGGAGTCGGGACTCAGGGGGCAGACCTTCTATCTTCCGGACGGCACGGTGCCGCTGCATCCGCCGGTGCTGTCCGAGGGCACCGCGAGCCTGCTGCCGCAGCAGCGGCGCCCGGCCGCGCTGTGGACCATCGAACTCGATGAAAACGCAGAGCCGCAACGTTTTTCGGTGGAGCGCGCGCTAGTGCGCTCGCATGCCCGGCTCGACTACGCCGGTGTGCAGGCCGACGCCGACGCGGGCCGACCGCACCCCTCGATCGCGGCCCTGCCGGAATTCGGCAAGCGGCGCATCGAGGCGGGACTGGCCCGCGGCGCGATCGGACTGCGACTGCCCGCGCAGAGCATCGTCCGCGACGATCGATCGCTGCGGCATTGGCGGCTGATCGTCGAGCCGCGCACCGCCGCCGACGACTGGAACGAGCAGGTCTCGCTGCTGACCGGGATGTGCGCGGCGCGCATCATGCTCGACGCGGGCGCGCCCGCGCTGCTGCGCACCATGCCACCGCCCGCCGATTCGGCGATCGCGTCCATGCGCCGCACCGCCGCCGCGCTGGGCGTCGCATGGCCGCAGGAGCAGCCGGTCGGGCAGATGCTCGCCGCGCTGGACCCGAACACCCCCGCCGCGCTGGTGCTGATGTCGGAGGCGACCAGCCTGCTGCGTGGCGCGTCCTACACCGTGCTGAACGGCGACCCGGCCCCGGCGGCCCCGGAAGCGTTGCAGCACAGCGCGATGCACGCGCCGTACGCGCACGTCACCGCGCCGCTGCGCAGGCTGGTCGACCGCTACGCCACCGAGATCTGTCTGGCCCGGTGCGCGGGAACCGCAGTGCCGCAGTGGGTTACCGACGGTCTCGCCGAAGCCGCCGACACCATGCGCCGCAGCGACGGGATCGCGAACAAGGTCGAACGCGCCTGCGTCGACCTGACCGAGGCGACGTTGCTCGCCGAGCGCGCGGGCGCCGAGTTCGACGCGGTCGTGGTGCGCGAGGCCAACGGCAACCGCGCCGCCGAGGTCTTCATCGCCGACCCGCCGGTACTCGGCCCCTGCACCGGCGAACCCCCGGAGGGCGAGCGGGTCCGCGTCCGGCTGACCGCCGCCGACCCGGCCACCCGCAAGATCGCCTTCGACTACACGCCCTGA
- a CDS encoding slipin family protein produces the protein MDILAIVGSIFGVGATAGAIATAMSARVVAQYEKGLIFRFGRVIATRDPGLRLLIPFVDRMRKVSTQIVTMPIPAQDGITRDNVTVRVDAVVYFRVFDPVLAVVEVQNYLFAVGQVAQTSLRSIIGKSDLDSLLSNREELNKGLEIMIDSPALGWGVHIDRVEIKDVALPDALKRSMSRQAEAERERRARVISAQGELQAAQMLAQAGAQMSESPASLQLRLLETVVQVAAEKNSTLVLPFPVELLRFLERTTPPAANQAPPSEPEKLPATPRHSELDQPDDPPSAQQIDTQA, from the coding sequence ATGGACATTCTGGCGATCGTCGGCAGCATCTTCGGCGTGGGCGCGACGGCGGGCGCGATTGCCACGGCCATGAGCGCCAGGGTGGTCGCACAGTACGAGAAGGGGCTGATCTTCCGGTTCGGCCGGGTGATCGCGACGCGAGACCCCGGGCTGCGCCTGCTGATTCCGTTCGTCGACCGGATGCGGAAGGTGTCGACGCAGATCGTCACCATGCCGATTCCCGCGCAGGACGGCATCACCCGCGACAACGTCACGGTGCGGGTGGACGCGGTGGTGTACTTCCGGGTGTTCGATCCGGTGCTGGCGGTGGTGGAGGTGCAGAACTACCTGTTCGCCGTCGGTCAGGTGGCACAGACCTCGCTGCGGTCGATCATCGGCAAGAGCGACCTGGACAGCCTGCTGTCCAACCGCGAAGAGTTGAACAAGGGCCTGGAGATCATGATCGACAGCCCGGCGCTGGGCTGGGGCGTGCACATCGACCGAGTGGAGATCAAGGATGTGGCACTGCCCGACGCGTTGAAGCGGTCGATGTCGCGGCAGGCCGAGGCCGAACGCGAACGCCGGGCCCGCGTCATCTCCGCGCAGGGCGAGCTGCAGGCCGCACAGATGCTGGCGCAGGCGGGCGCACAGATGTCGGAGTCGCCCGCCTCGCTGCAGCTGCGCCTGCTCGAAACCGTGGTTCAGGTTGCGGCGGAAAAGAATTCGACCCTGGTCCTGCCGTTCCCGGTGGAACTGCTTCGTTTCTTGGAACGCACCACTCCACCCGCCGCGAACCAGGCACCCCCGTCCGAACCGGAGAAACTCCCCGCCACCCCGCGGCACAGCGAACTGGACCAGCCCGACGATCCGCCATCCGCGCAGCAAATCGACACCCAGGCGTGA
- a CDS encoding alpha/beta hydrolase: MALVRSGRGALIVAVLGLVAAGCTTAGHPTGPMPDVPAELGKFYTQTVAWGSCEGFGSPEDRFAPSAECAKVTVPIDYAAPDGPTAQIAVSRIKASGRKIGSLLMNPGGPGESGLTLSVLGNKTPLAQRFDRVGFDPRGVGSSTPAIVCETAQEQDAERAEPQKDNTPEGIAAAEDENRQYAERCTTRTGKEFLAHVGTREVVQDLDVLRAALGDPKLSYLGYSYGTKIGSAYAEKFPDRVRALVLDGAIDSSQDPVQESLRQAAGFQKVFDAYAADCVTKADCPLGTDQAQAVSRFRALVDPLWDRSAPTTDPRGLSYGDALTGVRQALYTTDLWSVLTLGLSELRDGRGDTLLQLADLYDGRREDGTYSNTTDAFNAIRCVDDPRITDREVTGRQDIEYRKAAPFLDDGRGTGAAPLDQCTVWPVPNTSEPHRITVTGLPKTVVVSTTEDPATPYQAGVDLAAQLGASLLTYQGSRHTIALSGGSSCVDQAVIDYLVDLKDPAPGLTC; the protein is encoded by the coding sequence ATGGCTTTGGTTCGGAGTGGGCGCGGTGCGCTGATCGTGGCGGTGCTGGGGTTGGTGGCGGCGGGGTGTACGACCGCGGGGCATCCGACGGGTCCGATGCCCGACGTGCCCGCCGAGCTGGGCAAGTTCTATACCCAGACCGTCGCGTGGGGCAGTTGCGAGGGATTCGGTTCGCCGGAGGACCGATTCGCGCCGAGCGCGGAGTGCGCGAAGGTCACCGTGCCGATCGACTACGCCGCCCCGGACGGGCCGACCGCGCAGATCGCGGTGTCGCGGATCAAGGCGTCCGGCAGGAAGATCGGTTCGCTGCTGATGAACCCGGGCGGTCCGGGGGAGTCGGGCTTGACCCTGTCGGTGCTCGGCAACAAGACGCCGCTGGCGCAGCGGTTCGACCGGGTCGGGTTCGATCCGCGCGGGGTGGGGTCCTCGACGCCGGCCATCGTCTGTGAGACCGCGCAGGAGCAGGACGCGGAGCGGGCCGAGCCGCAAAAGGACAACACGCCGGAAGGGATCGCCGCCGCCGAGGACGAGAACCGGCAGTACGCGGAGCGCTGCACGACCAGGACCGGCAAGGAGTTCCTGGCCCACGTCGGCACCCGCGAGGTGGTGCAGGACCTCGACGTGCTGCGCGCAGCGCTCGGCGACCCGAAGCTCAGCTACCTGGGCTACTCGTACGGCACCAAGATCGGTTCGGCCTACGCGGAGAAGTTCCCGGACCGGGTGCGCGCGCTCGTGCTCGACGGTGCGATCGACTCCTCACAGGACCCGGTGCAGGAATCCCTGCGTCAGGCGGCCGGATTCCAGAAGGTGTTCGACGCCTACGCCGCGGACTGCGTGACCAAGGCGGACTGTCCCCTCGGCACCGATCAGGCTCAGGCCGTTTCGCGCTTCCGCGCACTGGTCGACCCGCTGTGGGACAGGTCGGCGCCGACCACCGATCCGCGCGGCCTCAGCTACGGCGACGCGCTCACCGGGGTGCGGCAAGCGCTCTATACGACCGATCTGTGGTCGGTGTTGACGCTCGGGTTGTCCGAGCTGCGCGACGGGCGCGGCGACACCCTGCTGCAACTGGCCGACCTGTACGACGGCCGCCGCGAGGACGGCACGTACAGCAACACCACCGACGCGTTCAACGCCATTCGTTGCGTGGACGATCCGCGCATCACCGACCGCGAGGTCACCGGCAGGCAGGACATCGAATACCGCAAGGCCGCGCCGTTCCTCGACGACGGCCGCGGTACCGGCGCGGCGCCGCTGGACCAGTGCACGGTGTGGCCGGTGCCGAACACCAGTGAGCCGCATCGGATCACGGTGACCGGGCTGCCGAAGACCGTGGTCGTGTCGACCACAGAGGATCCGGCGACGCCGTATCAGGCCGGTGTCGACCTCGCCGCGCAGCTGGGCGCCTCGCTGCTGACCTATCAGGGCAGCAGGCACACGATCGCGCTGTCGGGTGGTTCGTCGTGCGTGGACCAGGCGGTGATCGACTATCTCGTCGACCTGAAGGACCCGGCGCCCGGCCTCACCTGCTGA
- a CDS encoding CHAD domain-containing protein translates to MTATAGNAIIAALRDDIDRLFAAEPEVRDDAPDSVHQMRVATRRLRSVLRSYRGLFERTPAAALGAELKWLAGVLGVARDAEVRAARFADLLTEHARPEEHSAAALAPMTARLVTAQQQRYTDAHAEVLLALDSTRYHDLRAELARWRTDPPLRTARAGVAATEFFGVVLQRDRERVERLIRLEPTVTADERVELLHDIRKSAKRLRYSCEAAEQVLAAAATGLGARAKRLQTVLGDHRDAVESQHALYGIAADAGAAGEDPARYRALAGAEEVAAHRALSRYPEAATALRADGE, encoded by the coding sequence ATGACGGCCACAGCCGGTAACGCGATCATCGCGGCACTCCGCGACGATATCGACCGGCTGTTCGCCGCCGAGCCCGAAGTCCGCGACGACGCGCCCGATTCGGTGCACCAGATGCGGGTGGCGACCCGCCGACTGCGCAGCGTATTGCGGTCCTACCGCGGCCTTTTCGAGCGCACCCCGGCGGCCGCGCTTGGCGCCGAGCTCAAATGGCTGGCCGGGGTGCTCGGCGTGGCCCGCGACGCCGAGGTGCGCGCCGCACGTTTCGCCGACCTGTTGACCGAACACGCTCGGCCGGAAGAACATTCGGCGGCCGCACTGGCGCCGATGACCGCCAGGCTGGTCACCGCGCAGCAGCAGCGCTACACCGACGCGCACGCTGAGGTCCTGCTCGCCCTGGACAGCACGCGCTACCACGACCTGCGCGCCGAGCTCGCGCGCTGGCGCACCGATCCGCCGCTGCGGACTGCGCGCGCCGGCGTGGCGGCCACCGAGTTCTTCGGCGTCGTGCTGCAACGTGATCGGGAGCGGGTCGAGCGGCTGATCCGGCTCGAACCCACCGTGACGGCGGACGAGCGGGTCGAGCTGCTGCACGATATCCGCAAGAGCGCCAAGCGATTACGCTACTCATGCGAGGCGGCCGAGCAGGTGCTCGCCGCCGCGGCGACCGGCCTCGGCGCCCGCGCCAAACGGCTGCAGACCGTCCTCGGCGATCACCGCGACGCCGTCGAATCCCAGCACGCGCTCTACGGCATCGCCGCCGACGCCGGTGCGGCAGGCGAAGACCCGGCCCGCTACCGCGCCCTCGCGGGCGCCGAAGAGGTCGCGGCGCACCGGGCACTGAGCCGCTACCCCGAAGCCGCCACGGCGTTGCGCGCCGACGGCGAATAG
- the pip gene encoding prolyl aminopeptidase, which produces MAGTTLRTLYPEIEPYDTGLLDVGDGQAIYWEVSGNPDGKPVVFLHGGPGGGTSPYQRQFFDPAAYRIVLLDQRGCGRSTPHLADNADLTTNTTQHLIADLEALRTHLGIERWQVFGGSWGSTLALAYAQTYPERVTELVLRGIFLLRRKEIDWYYNGAAGYVYPDEWEKFLAPVPAAERGQDLVEVYHRLLHSPDEQVALDAAIAWSTWEGATSALLPQPDRVAETAEPRFALAFARIENHYFRNHGFLEDGQLLRDAGTISHIPTVIVQGRHDIVCPAVSAWDLHKALPSSELHIVHDAGHTANEPGITHHLVEATDRFAKAG; this is translated from the coding sequence ATGGCGGGCACCACGTTGCGCACGCTGTACCCCGAGATCGAGCCGTACGACACCGGACTGCTCGATGTCGGCGACGGCCAGGCGATCTACTGGGAGGTCAGCGGCAACCCCGACGGCAAGCCGGTGGTGTTCCTGCACGGCGGGCCCGGCGGTGGCACCTCGCCCTACCAGCGCCAGTTCTTCGACCCGGCGGCCTATCGGATCGTGCTGCTCGATCAGCGCGGCTGTGGACGGTCCACCCCGCACCTGGCCGACAACGCGGACCTGACCACCAACACCACTCAGCATCTGATCGCCGACCTGGAGGCGCTGCGTACGCATCTCGGCATCGAGCGCTGGCAGGTGTTCGGCGGCTCGTGGGGTTCGACGCTCGCGCTCGCCTACGCCCAGACCTACCCCGAGCGGGTCACCGAGCTGGTGCTGCGCGGCATATTCCTGTTGCGCCGCAAGGAAATCGACTGGTACTACAACGGCGCAGCCGGCTACGTCTACCCCGACGAGTGGGAGAAGTTCCTCGCGCCGGTGCCCGCGGCCGAGCGCGGCCAGGACCTCGTCGAGGTCTACCACCGGCTGCTGCACTCCCCCGACGAACAGGTCGCGCTCGACGCGGCGATCGCCTGGTCGACCTGGGAGGGCGCGACGAGTGCGCTACTGCCGCAACCCGATCGGGTCGCCGAGACCGCGGAGCCGCGCTTCGCGCTGGCGTTCGCGCGGATCGAGAACCACTACTTCCGCAACCACGGCTTCCTCGAAGACGGCCAGTTACTGCGTGACGCCGGTACCATTTCTCATATCCCGACGGTCATCGTGCAGGGGCGCCACGACATCGTCTGCCCCGCGGTGAGCGCGTGGGACCTGCACAAGGCACTGCCGAGTTCCGAGCTGCACATCGTGCACGACGCGGGCCATACCGCGAACGAGCCCGGCATCACGCACCACCTGGTCGAAGCCACCGACCGATTCGCGAAAGCGGGGTAA
- a CDS encoding alpha/beta hydrolase, producing MERVEVGFPSGSEQCAAWLYRPDGAPKPRPLVVMGHGLGANREMGLDRYARRFAAAGMAVLVFDYRNFGASQGEPRQLIKIGKQRDDWRAAIAFARTIRGIDATRIALWGTSFGAGHVLAVAPEDDYLAAVVAQVPFTSGWSSALAKGPISLTKVSAIAATDLLIGPLRRKPVGIRLAGRKRSAALMSATDVPEGNGRLAEESERYKPKVAARVAFSAMFDRPGRRAKALKMPVLYALADNDSITPIKPALRAAERTKHAVVKRYPVGHFDIYFDDTFEKAVYDQTEFLVSVLRP from the coding sequence ATGGAACGTGTCGAGGTCGGCTTCCCCTCCGGAAGCGAGCAGTGTGCCGCCTGGCTCTATCGCCCGGACGGCGCGCCCAAGCCCCGCCCGCTCGTTGTCATGGGACACGGCCTGGGGGCGAACCGTGAGATGGGGCTCGACCGGTACGCGCGGCGCTTCGCCGCAGCCGGCATGGCGGTGCTGGTGTTCGACTACCGCAATTTCGGGGCGAGCCAGGGTGAGCCACGCCAGCTCATCAAGATCGGCAAGCAGCGCGACGACTGGCGCGCCGCCATCGCGTTCGCGCGCACCATCCGCGGCATCGACGCGACCCGGATCGCGTTGTGGGGCACCTCCTTCGGCGCCGGGCACGTCCTCGCGGTGGCACCGGAGGACGACTACCTGGCCGCGGTCGTGGCACAGGTCCCGTTCACCAGCGGCTGGTCCAGCGCACTGGCGAAAGGTCCGATCAGCCTCACCAAGGTGAGCGCGATCGCCGCCACCGACCTGTTGATCGGCCCGTTACGACGCAAGCCCGTCGGCATCCGACTAGCGGGCCGCAAGCGTTCCGCCGCGTTGATGAGCGCGACCGACGTCCCGGAGGGCAACGGCAGGCTGGCCGAGGAGAGCGAGCGCTACAAGCCGAAAGTGGCTGCCCGCGTCGCCTTTTCGGCCATGTTCGACAGGCCGGGCCGCCGCGCGAAGGCGTTGAAGATGCCGGTGCTGTACGCACTCGCCGACAACGATTCGATCACCCCGATCAAGCCCGCGCTGCGCGCGGCGGAGCGCACCAAGCACGCGGTGGTGAAGCGATACCCGGTGGGGCACTTCGACATCTACTTCGACGACACCTTCGAGAAGGCGGTATACGACCAGACCGAGTTCCTGGTGTCGGTGCTGCGCCCATAG
- a CDS encoding RNA methyltransferase, whose amino-acid sequence MTTARLKSRPDLRRQRRPRAHGCWNHLIIAPLWPKHGVNLGTLLRTCDAVGACLAVPRKPWVPDALAHGNTLRKHQCVHWIDGRVDRWLARQRAGGSAIVGVELTDESIRLADLPTARRRTVIVLGHESTGIPPEGLELLDVAVEIPMVGTGHSLNVAVAGSLVLYKLAGLC is encoded by the coding sequence ATGACGACGGCGCGACTGAAGTCGCGTCCCGACCTGCGCAGGCAACGCAGGCCGCGCGCCCATGGCTGCTGGAATCACCTGATCATCGCGCCGCTGTGGCCCAAGCACGGCGTCAACCTCGGCACCCTGCTGCGCACCTGCGACGCGGTCGGCGCCTGTCTCGCCGTGCCGCGCAAGCCCTGGGTGCCCGACGCCCTCGCCCACGGCAACACGCTGCGAAAACATCAGTGCGTGCACTGGATCGACGGCCGGGTCGATCGCTGGCTGGCGCGCCAGCGCGCCGGCGGCTCGGCCATCGTCGGCGTCGAACTCACCGACGAATCGATCCGCCTCGCCGACCTGCCCACCGCCCGGCGACGCACCGTCATCGTGCTCGGCCACGAATCCACCGGCATCCCACCGGAAGGCCTGGAACTGCTCGACGTGGCCGTCGAGATCCCGATGGTCGGCACCGGCCACAGCCTCAACGTCGCTGTGGCAGGCTCCCTCGTCCTCTACAAGCTCGCCGGCCTGTGTTGA
- a CDS encoding glutamine synthetase family protein, whose translation MDRQKEFVLRTLEERDIRFVRLWFTDVLGYLKSVAIAPAELEGAFEEGIGFDGSAVEGFARVSEADMVARPDPSTFQVLPWSTSKGHQHSARMFCDITMPDGSPSWADPRHVLRRQLNKAGDVGFSCYVHPEIEFFLLENGPQDGSQPTPADSGGFFDQAVHDSAPNFRRHAIDALESMGISVEFSHHEGAPGQQEIDLRYADALSMADNVMTFRYLIKEVAIDEGVRATFMPKPFAQYPGSAMHTHMSLFEGEANAFHDPDDPINLSSTARAFIAGILEHAPEISAISNQWVNSYKRLIHGGEAPTAASWGRSNRSALVRVPMYTPNKSSSRRIEIRSPDSACNPYLTFAVLLAAGLRGIEKGYTLPPEAEDDVWSLTAAERRAMGFRELPGTLDEALQAMERSELVAETLGEHVFDFFLRNKRREWADYRSQVTPFELKEYLGL comes from the coding sequence ATGGATCGCCAGAAGGAATTCGTGCTGCGGACGCTCGAAGAGCGGGATATCCGCTTCGTACGTCTCTGGTTCACCGACGTCTTGGGTTACCTGAAGTCCGTCGCCATCGCGCCCGCCGAGCTGGAGGGCGCGTTCGAGGAGGGGATCGGCTTCGACGGTTCCGCCGTCGAGGGTTTCGCCAGGGTGTCGGAGGCCGACATGGTCGCGCGGCCCGATCCGTCCACGTTCCAGGTGCTGCCCTGGTCGACGAGCAAGGGTCATCAGCACTCGGCCCGCATGTTCTGTGACATCACGATGCCCGACGGTTCGCCGTCCTGGGCCGACCCGCGCCACGTGCTGCGCCGCCAGCTGAACAAGGCGGGCGACGTCGGGTTCAGCTGCTACGTGCACCCGGAGATCGAGTTCTTCCTGCTGGAGAACGGCCCGCAGGACGGCTCGCAGCCGACCCCGGCCGATTCCGGCGGCTTCTTCGACCAGGCCGTGCACGATTCGGCGCCGAACTTCCGCCGCCACGCCATCGACGCGCTCGAGTCGATGGGCATCTCGGTGGAGTTCAGTCACCACGAGGGCGCGCCCGGTCAGCAGGAGATCGACCTGCGTTACGCCGACGCGCTGTCCATGGCCGACAACGTGATGACCTTCCGCTACCTGATCAAGGAGGTGGCGATCGACGAGGGCGTGCGCGCGACGTTCATGCCCAAGCCGTTCGCCCAGTACCCGGGTTCGGCGATGCACACGCACATGAGCCTGTTCGAGGGCGAGGCCAACGCCTTCCACGACCCCGACGATCCGATCAACCTCTCCAGCACCGCACGGGCGTTCATCGCGGGCATCCTCGAGCACGCGCCGGAGATCAGCGCGATCAGCAACCAGTGGGTCAACTCCTACAAGCGGCTCATCCACGGCGGTGAAGCGCCGACCGCCGCGTCCTGGGGCCGGTCGAACCGCTCCGCGCTGGTCCGGGTGCCGATGTACACGCCGAACAAGTCCTCCTCGCGACGCATCGAGATCCGCAGCCCCGATTCGGCCTGCAACCCCTACCTGACCTTCGCCGTGCTGCTCGCGGCCGGTCTGCGGGGCATCGAGAAGGGCTACACACTGCCGCCGGAGGCCGAGGACGACGTGTGGTCGCTGACCGCCGCCGAGCGGCGCGCGATGGGCTTCCGCGAGTTGCCCGGCACGCTGGACGAGGCGCTGCAGGCGATGGAGCGCTCGGAGCTGGTCGCCGAGACGCTCGGCGAGCACGTGTTCGACTTCTTCCTGCGCAACAAGCGCCGGGAGTGGGCCGACTACCGCAGCCAGGTGACGCCGTTCGAGCTGAAGGAATACCTCGGACTGTGA